TGGCTGCTCGGTCACCTTTCTGCCTGTGGGAACGGATGGACTCATCGACATTGAACAGGTGCAGCAGGCTGTCAGAGAGAAGACCTTTCTCATCTCCGTCCTGCACGGAAATAACGAAATTGGCGTCATCCAGCCCGTCGAGGCGCTGGGAGCACTCTGTCATCAGCATGGCCTCCTGTTGCATATCGACGCGGCTCAGTCCTGCGCGACGATGCCCATTGATGTCCGGTCAATGGGCGCCCATCTGCTTTCCCTTTCCGCGCATAAGATGTACGGACCCATGGGGATTGGTGCTCTTTACGTTCGGCGACGCGATCCCCGGGTGAGGCTGCAGGCACAGATGCATGGCGGTGGTCACGAAAAAGGTCGCCGCTCAGGGACGCTGCCCGCACCGCTCGTGGTCGGTTTCGGCGCAGCTTGCGAGCTGGCCAGCCAGATCATGGAGACGGACAGGTCCCGGATTGCTACGCTGCGCGACAGATTGGTAGGGGGATTATCCGCGCAGTTGGATGCTGTTGTCTATAATGGGCATCCTGAGAAGCGGTTGGCGGGCAACGCCAGCCTAACATTCAGGGGCGTTAACGGCGCCGCGCTCATTCGCGCTTTGCCAGCCCTGGCGGTAAGTCGCGGCTCCGCCTGTACTACCGAGGAGCCGGAACCCTCTCATGTGCTCCAGGCTATCGGCCTGAGCCGCGAGGATGCCGAGGCGACACTCAGGTTCGGTCTGGGAAGATTTACGACCGCCGATGAGATCGAGACAGCCATTGCCATGGTGGCCGATGCCGTTCAAACCCTTCGCAGCGAGATGCTCCAAACCGCTGCCTGAAAGACGTTCCCCCATTTTTGATCAGGATTATTAGCACCGGTCAAGCAAGCATTAATATTAGTTGCTAAGATGGAATATTTCTTTGAAATTCGCCTCTGCCCATCTTGATGGAGATCTAGATGTACATTGAAGATCAGAGCGTTGCCCCCGATATCGATCTGTTTACGGCCATTGAGGAGTTGAAACAGGAGCGCGACGCGGTTATCCTGGCCCACTACTACCAGGACCCGGATATACAGGATATCGCCGATCACCTCGGCGACAGTCTCAGACTGTCCCAAATTGCTACGCAATCTGATGCTGAGGTTGTGCTCCTGTGTGGTGTCCACTTCATGGCGGAAACAGTAAAAATTCTAAACCCCGACAAGATGGTGCTCATCCCTGACTTGAGAGCGGGATGCTCCCTGGCCGACAGCTGCCCGCCAGACCGGTTCCGGGCCTTTCTGGAGCAGCATGCTGATCATACCGTCATCAGCTACATCAATACCTCCGCAGCCGTGAAGGCGCTCTCAGACATCATCTGTACCTCGGCCAATGCGGAGCAGATTATTGCTTCCGTTCCGGAGGACCAGCCCATCCTGTTCGCTCCTGATCGCCACATGGGGAAATTTCTCATCGGCAAAACGGGCCGGGACATGACCTTGTGGGATGGCGTTTGCGTGGTGCACGACATATTCTCGGAAACTGAAATCCTCCGCCTTAAAGCTGAGCATCCGGACGCAGAGCTGCTGGCCCACCCCGAATGTGATGAGCACATCCTGCGGTTGGCTGACCATATCGGATCGACCACTTCCATCATCCGCTATGCGAAACGGAGCGCTACCCAAGCGTTCATCATCGCTACCGAAGAAGGGGTCATCCACCAGATGAAGAAAGAATCCCCGGAGAAAACCTTCATCCCCGCCCCAACCACCACCGGTTGTGCCTGCAATCAGTGTCCCTACATGCGTCTGAATTCGCTGGAGAAAATCTACCTGGCCCTCAAGAATCTTCAGCCCGAGGTTGTACTGGACGAATCTATCCGCATCCAGGCCCTCAAGCCGCTGGAAAGGATGCTCTTGCTCAGCTAACCGCGGCGCTGTTTCACGGTGGCAAAATTTGTTCCTAATCGTACCCTTTCCCTGGAACCTGTTTGGGTGCGTACTCAAGTACGGGCGTTTCTCCATGAAGATGCTCCCGACGGGGATATCACCACGGCCGTATCCATCCCCGACCATGCCCAGGCGATTGCAGATCTTGTCGCCGAGGATGAAATGGTGTTTGCCGGGGCGCATCTTATCCCCAACTTCTTTGGGGACTCGTGCCGAATCGAATGGATGCAGAACGACGGCGACAGCGTAAAGGCGGGAGCCACCATCGGGAGGATTTCCGGACCGGCACGCACCCTACTCACCGGTGAGCGGGTGCTGCTGAACCTGCTGCAGCGGCTGTGCGGAATTGCCACCCTCACCCGCCAGTTTGTTGAGCGGATTAGGCCCCATGACGTCAAGATACTCGATACCCGGAAAACCACGCCGGGGCTGCGCCTGTTTGAGAAATATGCTGTGGCCGTGGGCGGCGGTTACAACCATCGTCTGGACCTTTCTTCGGCCATCCTCATCAAGGATAATCATGTGAAGATTATGAAAAATCTCCGCGCGGCGATCAGCCGGGCACGAATAGATTATCCTCACGCGGTCGTCGAACTCGAAGTAGAAACTCCGGCTGAAGTTCGAGCTGGCCTCGATGCCGTTGTCGATGCTCTACTGCTCGATAATATGAATCCGCAGGAAGTAGCTGCCATTGTACGCCAGGTGCGGGATGCACTCGGTGATACGGCTCCGTTTTTGGAAGTGTCGGGCGGAATTACACTGGAGACCGTGGCCCATTACGCCGCTACAGGCATTGACGGCATCTCCATTGGAGCACTCACCCACGGCGTAGCCAGCAAAAATATTCGGCTGGACATCGTGTGAGCGCCGGCTGCCCTTGAACAAACTGGCACTCATCGGGCTTGGCCGTGTCGGTGTGCCGCTGTTAGCGGCCCTGCGCAAGGCGGAGTATGCTGTGGACACTTTCACCCGGCAGCAGACAGAGATGGGCGAGCATCGTGATCTGTCTGCGTATGATCTGGCGTTTCTCACCGTGCCCGACCAGGAACTGCCGTCTTTGGTTAGCGGAGTAGAGCACATGCCCAGGACGGGAGTGGTGCACACTTCCGGGCAGGTGCGCAATGCCAATCTGGGGCAACATGTCTCCATGTTTCATCCGGTCATGAGCTTCCGCGGTGGCGAGTCTGCAGCTATTTTCACGGGCTGCCCCATCGGAATTAGCGCTCGGGACGAGGCCCTGTTGTTGCTTTTTTCCGTTGCTGGGCGCATGGGCGCGCGGCCCTT
The sequence above is drawn from the Candidatus Neomarinimicrobiota bacterium genome and encodes:
- a CDS encoding aminotransferase class V-fold PLP-dependent enzyme, with the translated sequence MAEKSIYLDYHATTPVDDRVFARMAPMFTEKFANPASKNHTPGREVAALVEHSRNQVAQLVGAAPEEIVFTSGATEAINLALKGAASMGRLDGGHIITFETEHRATLDTCKVLQRAGCSVTFLPVGTDGLIDIEQVQQAVREKTFLISVLHGNNEIGVIQPVEALGALCHQHGLLLHIDAAQSCATMPIDVRSMGAHLLSLSAHKMYGPMGIGALYVRRRDPRVRLQAQMHGGGHEKGRRSGTLPAPLVVGFGAACELASQIMETDRSRIATLRDRLVGGLSAQLDAVVYNGHPEKRLAGNASLTFRGVNGAALIRALPALAVSRGSACTTEEPEPSHVLQAIGLSREDAEATLRFGLGRFTTADEIETAIAMVADAVQTLRSEMLQTAA
- the nadA gene encoding quinolinate synthase NadA yields the protein MYIEDQSVAPDIDLFTAIEELKQERDAVILAHYYQDPDIQDIADHLGDSLRLSQIATQSDAEVVLLCGVHFMAETVKILNPDKMVLIPDLRAGCSLADSCPPDRFRAFLEQHADHTVISYINTSAAVKALSDIICTSANAEQIIASVPEDQPILFAPDRHMGKFLIGKTGRDMTLWDGVCVVHDIFSETEILRLKAEHPDAELLAHPECDEHILRLADHIGSTTSIIRYAKRSATQAFIIATEEGVIHQMKKESPEKTFIPAPTTTGCACNQCPYMRLNSLEKIYLALKNLQPEVVLDESIRIQALKPLERMLLLS
- the nadC gene encoding carboxylating nicotinate-nucleotide diphosphorylase, with the translated sequence MAKFVPNRTLSLEPVWVRTQVRAFLHEDAPDGDITTAVSIPDHAQAIADLVAEDEMVFAGAHLIPNFFGDSCRIEWMQNDGDSVKAGATIGRISGPARTLLTGERVLLNLLQRLCGIATLTRQFVERIRPHDVKILDTRKTTPGLRLFEKYAVAVGGGYNHRLDLSSAILIKDNHVKIMKNLRAAISRARIDYPHAVVELEVETPAEVRAGLDAVVDALLLDNMNPQEVAAIVRQVRDALGDTAPFLEVSGGITLETVAHYAATGIDGISIGALTHGVASKNIRLDIV
- a CDS encoding DUF2520 domain-containing protein produces the protein MNKLALIGLGRVGVPLLAALRKAEYAVDTFTRQQTEMGEHRDLSAYDLAFLTVPDQELPSLVSGVEHMPRTGVVHTSGQVRNANLGQHVSMFHPVMSFRGGESAAIFTGCPIGISARDEALLLLFSVAGRMGARPFEVDETRKETYHLAVMFASVFPYILLLTARELAAECGIPAHQAAAVLGPIFGQAERHLAASSPSGGLTGPVSRGDSATIERHMHVLEAHPQLRKLYRQLTELSIGYAHQPPEIARKLAEALT